From the Corynebacterium zhongnanshanii genome, the window TTTGCGCCGCCGCCTGGCTTCAGCTCCACTGCATGGATGGTGGTACCGGTGGGGATGTTGCGCAGTGGCAGGTTGTTTCCAACCTTGATGTCTGCGTTGGCGCCGGATTCCAGCAGGGCACCCTGCTGCAGGCCGCGTGGGGCGATGATGTAACGCTTCTCGCCGTCACGGTAGTGCAGCAGCGCGATGTTCGCGGTGCGGTTTGGGTCGTACTCGATGTGAGCAACCTTTGCCAGCACGCCGTCCTTGTCGCTACGACGGAAGTCGATCACGCGGTAGCGGCGCTTGTGTCCGCCACCCTTGTGGCGGGTGGTGATGTGGCCGTGTACGTTACGGCCACCGGTCTTCGACAGCGGGCGCAGCAGAGACTTCTCGGGAGTCGAACGAGTGATCTCATCAAACTCGGAGACAGAGCTCTGGCGGCGACCCGGCGTAGTCGGCTTGTACTTACGAATAGCCATACTTGTGCTTCCTCTTTACCTTTCGGCTTCTACCGCTTAAGCGGCGGAGCCACCGAAGATGTCGATCGGATCGCTGCCGGCGACCAGGGTCACCATGGCGCGCTTGGTTGCCTTGCGACGGCCGTAGCCGGTGCGGGTGCGCTTGCGCTTGCCCTCGCGGTTGAGGGTGTTGACGCTTGCTACCTTGACGCCAAAGATCTGCTCGACGGCAATCTTGATGTGAGTCTTGTTGGAGTCTGGGTGAACCAGGAACGTGTAGACGTTTTGCTCCATCAGCCCGTAGGACTTTTCAGACACAACTGGAGCGATGATGATATCGCGTGGATCTGCGACAGTCATTACTTAGCCTCCTCGGTCTTCTTGTCAGCGGCACTGATGAAGTTGTTCAGTGCTTCTACGGAGAACACTACGTCGTCTGCGTTGAGCACGTCGTAGGTGTTCAGCTGGTCGTTTACCAGGATGTGTACGCCTGGCAGGTTGCGTGCGGACTTCCACGAGGTCACGTCTTCACGGGTCAGAACGACCAGCACGGACTTGCGGTCGGTCAGACGCTCGATGAAGGAGCGTGCGGACTTGGTGGATGGGGTCTGTCCTGCAACCAGTTCCTCAACCACGTGGATGCGGTTGTGGCGCGCACGGTCGGTGAGGGCTCCGCGCAGGGCGGCTGCCTTCATCTTCTTTGGGGTGCGCTGGGAGTAGTCGCGTGGCTGTGGGCCGTGTACGGTGCCACCACCGGTGAAGTGTGGTGCGCGGATGGAGCCCTGGCGTGCGCGACCGGTTCCCTTCTGGCGGAATGGCTTACGGCCACCGCCGGATACCATGCCACGGGTCTTGGTTGCGTGGGTGCCCTGGCGCTTTGCTGCCAGCTGAGCGGTGACGACCTGGTGCATCAGAGCAACGCTAGCCTCGGCATCGAAGATGGAGGCTGGCAGCTCGATGGTGCCATTGGTCTTGCCGTCAGCGGTGTGGACATCAAGCTTTAGATTGCTCATGCGTGTGCACCGCCCTTCACTGCGGTCTTGACAACGACGAGTCCGCCGTTGACGCCTGGTACTGCGCCCTTGATGAGCAGCAGGTTGGACTCTGCGTCGACCTTTGCGACCTTCAGGTTCTGCAGGGTAACGCGGTCGTTACCCATGCGGCCTGCCATGCGCTTGCCCTTGAACACGCGGCCTGGGGTGGCTGCCTGTCCAATACCACCGACGCGGCGGTGCGCTGCCTGGTTACCGTGTGCA encodes:
- the rplW gene encoding 50S ribosomal protein L23 encodes the protein MTVADPRDIIIAPVVSEKSYGLMEQNVYTFLVHPDSNKTHIKIAVEQIFGVKVASVNTLNREGKRKRTRTGYGRRKATKRAMVTLVAGSDPIDIFGGSAA
- the rplD gene encoding 50S ribosomal protein L4 — its product is MSNLKLDVHTADGKTNGTIELPASIFDAEASVALMHQVVTAQLAAKRQGTHATKTRGMVSGGGRKPFRQKGTGRARQGSIRAPHFTGGGTVHGPQPRDYSQRTPKKMKAAALRGALTDRARHNRIHVVEELVAGQTPSTKSARSFIERLTDRKSVLVVLTREDVTSWKSARNLPGVHILVNDQLNTYDVLNADDVVFSVEALNNFISAADKKTEEAK
- the rplB gene encoding 50S ribosomal protein L2 — protein: MAIRKYKPTTPGRRQSSVSEFDEITRSTPEKSLLRPLSKTGGRNVHGHITTRHKGGGHKRRYRVIDFRRSDKDGVLAKVAHIEYDPNRTANIALLHYRDGEKRYIIAPRGLQQGALLESGANADIKVGNNLPLRNIPTGTTIHAVELKPGGGAKLARSAGSSIQLLGKEGKYAILRMPSSEIRRVDIRCRATVGTVGNVDQINIRWGKAGRMRWKGVRPTVRGVVMNPVDHPHGGGEGKTSGGRHPVSPWGQPEGRTRKPNRPSDKLIVRRRRTNKNKKR